The Pseudomonas cucumis sequence GCCGATGGAGTTTTTGCAAAGCGCGCGCATCGACCGCGCCCGGAACCTGCTGGAAACCAGCGACCTGCCGCTCAAGACCGTGGCTTATAAAAGTGGCTTTGGCAGCGTGCGGCACATGCGTTTTCTGTTCAGTGAAAAGCTCGGCCTGACCCCCACCCAGTACCGCGAACAGTTCAGCTAGCGCGATTGTCCGTCACGCGCACCGTGATGGCCGTGACGCTCCTCCCGTGGCCGTTGTACCGTCACCCATGCCTGCCAAGATACCTGTGAACTCTTTGCCATGGAGGTGCGGGAATCTGGATGGACGGGGGCGACGGTTTTTCAGTACCTTGAGCCGGGCCAGGTTTTCAGCGCGTGAACGTGCATGAACAGCCTCAGAGATATAAACAGCGATTCGGTGCTGCGGTTCGGGCCTTATGTGTTTCACCTGCGTCAGCGACTGATCCTGGACGGTGAACGGCCGTTGCGCATGGGTGGGCGGGCCCTGGAGATTTTGCAGGTACTGGTCGAGCACGCCGGTGCGGTGGTCAGCAAAGAGGCGCTGATTGCCCATGTCTGGCCGACCTCGGTGGTCGAGGAAATCAACCTGCGCGTGCACATCGCCGCTCTGCGTCGAGCGCTTGGCGATGGGCCGAACGGGCAACCGTACATCCTTAATATTCCCCAACGCGGTTATAGCTTCATCGCCCCGGTGCAGCGCGACCGGGCGGGCACGCCGGTGCTGGTCGAAACCGTGCACAAGCCTCTACACAACCTGCCTGCGCGGCTCACACCGGTGACCGGTCGCGACTCGATCGTCGGCAGTGTGGTCCGGCAGTTGCCGGTTCGGCGCTTCATGACCCTGGTCGGCCCCGCCGGCATCGGCAAGACCACCGTGGCATTACGCGTGGCCGAGCTGCTGTTGCAGCACTATCGGGACGGTGTCTGGCTGGTTGATCTGGCCTGCATTGATGCCCCGTCGCAACTTCTCGCTCATCTGTCGCGCACGTTGGAACTGGATGTCGGCACGGCGGCGCTGGCACAACGGCATGCCTTGGTGGTGCTCGACAACTGCGAACACCTGCTCGAGCGTTGTCGGGCAGTGGTGGACGATCTGCTGGCCTCGGCACCACGGCTCTCCATTCTCGCCACCAGTCGCGAACCGTTGCGAGCCGTCGGGGAAACAGTCCTGCGCTTACCGGCCCTGAAGGTACCGCCGCCTTCGGCGCTGTACAGCGTGGCCGAAGCCATGGGCTATTCGGCCGTGCAACTGTTGGTCAGTCGCGCCCGAGCCCGTCAGCAAGGGTTTGTCCTGCGCCAACAGGACCTCAAGGCAGCGCGCGAAATCTGTCGGCGACTCGACGGACTGCCCCTGGCCATTGAGCTGGCGGCGGCGCAGATCGATGCGCTGGCGCTGGTGGGAATGCAGGCGCAACTCGACAACTGTTTCCAGCTGTTGAGCCAAGGCCGACGGACCGCTGTGCCACGGCATCAGAATCTCAAGGCGGCGCTGGACTGGAGCTATGAACGGCTGAGTCCTTTGGAGCAAACCGTGCTGCAGCGGCTGGCGGTGTTCAACATGGCGTTCACCCTGGACGCGGCTATTGGCGTGATCAGTTGCGCGGTGCTGCGGCCCACCTGTCTGGTCGAAATCGTGGAACGGCTGGCGAGCAAATCGCTGTTGTCAGTGGAGCAGGGCAGCGGCGTGACCCGTTACCGCTTTCTCAACACCACGCGCACCTACGTCCTGGACAAACTCGAGCACAGCGGTCACTTGCGCACCTTTGAACTGCGTCATAGCCGCTACATCAGACGGGCTCGCTGGACCTCAAACGGGCATGTGTCGCTGCAACTCGTCGAGTAACCGGCGGACTTTCGTCAGGTCCGGTGTGGCAAAGCCTTCGGTGAAACGCTGGTAAATCGGCGCCAGCAACTCATGGGCCTGACGGAACAGCCCCTGACGTTGCCACAACTGGGCCAGTGACGTGGCGCTGCGCAATTCCCACGCCAGCGCTCCCTGGGTTTTTGCCACGGCTAAAGCCTTGAGCAGCACTGCCTCGGCGGCGCTGAAATCTTCTACCGCCAACGCGTCGGCCCGGGCCCGCAGAATCTCCGCCGTGCTCCAGCCCGCCGTGCCATTTTCGGCCCGTTCCAGCAACGCGTCATCGATGAAACGGCTGTCCAGCGTGACCATGATTTCCTTGATCAACCCGGTGTCCGCTCGCGGTGACGAGGGCGAATCGGCCCCCCCGATAACCTGCGCGTAATGTTTGGCCCAAGTGTAGAACAGCAGCACCGAGTGTTTCTTCGCCTGCTCAAGCAGCAAGGTCAGGAGCTCGCGGGCGACCGGCGTGTTGCCATTGTAGTGGGCGATCAGGCAACCGGACAGCGCCAGGGTGTAGCAGATGGACGTGCCATGATTGATTTGCATCGCGATGTCGAGCGCCTGTCGTGCGGTATGCCAGGCTTTTTCCGGGAGCCCTTGCAGCCAGAGAATGCGCGCCAGAATCGTCAGGGCCGCCACGCTCTGGTCGTATTGCACGCCAAAACCATGGGTGAAACGGTTGAGTTGGCCGCTCTGGGCCAGGCGTTGAATGACCTGTTCGGCATTCTCCCGCGCCAGTGCCTGATCCCCGGCAAAATGCAGGGCCAGGACCCGCAAGCGTTGGGTGCTGAGGGCCGTCACCGCGTCGTCGTGTGGCCTCAATCGCTCGAATTGTCGGCTCTGCTCCAGGGCCAGTTGGTAGTGGCCGCAACTAAGATCAACCGCCAAGTGCCCGGAAATCGCTTTGAGCTGACCGGCCATATCGTTGCAGTGTTCGGCCAGGTGTTTGGCGCTGACGAAGGCTTCGACGGCTTCGGTGCTATTGCCCTGGGTGTGGTAGCAGGAACTGCCGAGGGCAAGCTTGAGGTTCATGGTCAAACGCGGGCAGGGCTGGTGCGTCGCTTCGAGCAACGCCAGGGCTTTGCGCACGTACACCCCGTATTCCTTGAGCAGCGACAGCTCTTGCCAGAGCGGTGCCGAGGTCGCGGCGAGACGGATGACCAAGGCCTGCGGCCCTTGAGCGTTCAAGCCCCAATCCAGGACTGCACGAATGTCGTCCAGGCTGCGGGCGTAACGCTCGGTCCAGCGCTCGCTCTGGGTGTGTTCCCAATCACTCTGCGCCTGCTGCATCAAGGCCAGGCAGCATTCGGCGTGGCGCTCTCGGGTGTCCGCCAGCTCTTGGGCCTGGTCGAGTTTTTCCAGCGCATAGCCACGCGTGGTGTCGAGCAGACGGTAGAACACTTCTTCATCGCCGACTTCCACGTTCAGCAATGACTTGGCCACCAATTGGGTAATCGAGGCAAACACTACATCGGGCTCGATGTATTGGCCGACAATCACGGCAGCCGCCGATTCCAGGGTAAAAGCGCCCCGGAATATCCCCAGTCGGCGCAGGCACGTCTGCTCGCAGGCATTGAGCAGTTCGAAGCTCCAGTCCAGCGTGGCGCGCAGGGTCTGATGGCGGCCCATGGTGGTCGGGCAGCCTTGGGCGAGCAGGCGAAAGCTGTCTTGCAGTTGCGACAGCAAGCCGCTCAAACCCAGGTTGCCAACCTGCGCCGCCGCCAGTTCGATCGCCAGCGGTATGCCGTCCAGGCGCCGGCAGATTTCAATCGCCAGCGGCAGTTCGGCTTCGCTCAGTTCGAAGCTGTCGTGGCTGGCCATCGCCCGCTCGACAAACAATTGCAGCGCCGAAAACGTCAGGGCCTGAGTGCGGTCGAGCACGGCGATGGGAGGCGGGCAGTCCAGCGATTCCAGGCGTTGCACGCATTCGCCTTCGGCCCGCAGGCTCTCGCGGCTGGTGGCCAGAATGTGCACTTGGGGCGCCGCGCGCAGGATGTTTTCGCTGAGTAACGCAATGGCATCGATCAGGTGTTCGCAATTGTCGATGACCAGCAGCATCTGCCGTTCGCGCAGGAACGTGGCGAGACCGCTCATGGGCTCGGCATCGTGCAAGGACAAATCCAGCAGCGTTGCCAAGTGCGTGGTGATCATCACAGGGTCGTTGATCGGTGCCAGGTCCAGCAGGCGAATGCCGTCTCGGTAGTGGCCAATCAGTTGCTCGGCGACGCGCAGGGCCACGGTCGTCTTGCCGATCCCGCCGGGGCCCACGAGGGTGATGAAACGCTGTCGCGACAGTTGCGCCAACAGGCTGTCGACCAGCGCCTGGCGACCGATCATGCGGGTCCGACGGACTGGCAGGTTATGACTGCTCGATTCAGGGGGCGTGTTTTGGGGGCGCTGTTCGATGGGCTCCAGGGAAAACGGCGCGACAAAACTGTAGCCGCGCTGGGCAACGGTGACGATGTAACGCTGGCCTGTCTGACCGTCGCCGAGGGCTTTGCGCAGTGCCGCCATGTGCACCCGCAGATTGATGTCTTCCACCACGCTTTTGGGCCACACCCGGGCGATCAGTTGCTGCTTGCTCACCACCTGCCCGGCGTGTTCGAGCAGGATCAACAGAATGTCCATGGCTCGGCTGCCCAGGCGCAGGGGCTGGTCGGCCTCCATCACCAGGCGTTGTCCGGGGTAGATCCGGTAAGGGCCGAAATGGAGGGCCTGTTCGGGAGAAAGGGTCAACGGGTCACTCCTGCTTGCATCCGTCTATCACGCGGTATCCGGCATGTTCCTCAGGTTTTTTCGGCAGCGCAATGCGGTGTCGGGTGCACGGTAGAAAATTAACAACGTTTAACTCGTGCTGTGTCCGGTCTACGCTTAAAAATCCATTTCTTCAATTAGCCGAAGGTATCGGCCTTCAAGCAACAAAAAGCGTGCCGCAGAAAGGATGAACACTTCTGGAGGAGCCGGAATGAGCAACGTGGTGGTGGTCTATCACAGCGGCTACGGCCACACCCGGGTCATGGCCGA is a genomic window containing:
- a CDS encoding ATP-binding protein; the encoded protein is MTLSPEQALHFGPYRIYPGQRLVMEADQPLRLGSRAMDILLILLEHAGQVVSKQQLIARVWPKSVVEDINLRVHMAALRKALGDGQTGQRYIVTVAQRGYSFVAPFSLEPIEQRPQNTPPESSSHNLPVRRTRMIGRQALVDSLLAQLSRQRFITLVGPGGIGKTTVALRVAEQLIGHYRDGIRLLDLAPINDPVMITTHLATLLDLSLHDAEPMSGLATFLRERQMLLVIDNCEHLIDAIALLSENILRAAPQVHILATSRESLRAEGECVQRLESLDCPPPIAVLDRTQALTFSALQLFVERAMASHDSFELSEAELPLAIEICRRLDGIPLAIELAAAQVGNLGLSGLLSQLQDSFRLLAQGCPTTMGRHQTLRATLDWSFELLNACEQTCLRRLGIFRGAFTLESAAAVIVGQYIEPDVVFASITQLVAKSLLNVEVGDEEVFYRLLDTTRGYALEKLDQAQELADTRERHAECCLALMQQAQSDWEHTQSERWTERYARSLDDIRAVLDWGLNAQGPQALVIRLAATSAPLWQELSLLKEYGVYVRKALALLEATHQPCPRLTMNLKLALGSSCYHTQGNSTEAVEAFVSAKHLAEHCNDMAGQLKAISGHLAVDLSCGHYQLALEQSRQFERLRPHDDAVTALSTQRLRVLALHFAGDQALARENAEQVIQRLAQSGQLNRFTHGFGVQYDQSVAALTILARILWLQGLPEKAWHTARQALDIAMQINHGTSICYTLALSGCLIAHYNGNTPVARELLTLLLEQAKKHSVLLFYTWAKHYAQVIGGADSPSSPRADTGLIKEIMVTLDSRFIDDALLERAENGTAGWSTAEILRARADALAVEDFSAAEAVLLKALAVAKTQGALAWELRSATSLAQLWQRQGLFRQAHELLAPIYQRFTEGFATPDLTKVRRLLDELQRHMPV
- a CDS encoding ATP-binding protein, producing MNSLRDINSDSVLRFGPYVFHLRQRLILDGERPLRMGGRALEILQVLVEHAGAVVSKEALIAHVWPTSVVEEINLRVHIAALRRALGDGPNGQPYILNIPQRGYSFIAPVQRDRAGTPVLVETVHKPLHNLPARLTPVTGRDSIVGSVVRQLPVRRFMTLVGPAGIGKTTVALRVAELLLQHYRDGVWLVDLACIDAPSQLLAHLSRTLELDVGTAALAQRHALVVLDNCEHLLERCRAVVDDLLASAPRLSILATSREPLRAVGETVLRLPALKVPPPSALYSVAEAMGYSAVQLLVSRARARQQGFVLRQQDLKAAREICRRLDGLPLAIELAAAQIDALALVGMQAQLDNCFQLLSQGRRTAVPRHQNLKAALDWSYERLSPLEQTVLQRLAVFNMAFTLDAAIGVISCAVLRPTCLVEIVERLASKSLLSVEQGSGVTRYRFLNTTRTYVLDKLEHSGHLRTFELRHSRYIRRARWTSNGHVSLQLVE